One genomic segment of Rhizobium gallicum bv. gallicum R602sp includes these proteins:
- a CDS encoding replication-associated recombination protein A, with the protein MSDDLFAPRVPEEVANRRPLADRLRPQTIAEVTGQEHLTGEDGVLRRMIASGSLGSMIFWGPPGTGKTTVARLLSGEAGLAFEQISAIFSGVADLKKVFDTARLRRMDGRQTLLFVDEIHRFNRAQQDSFLPVMEDGTIILVGATTENPSFELNAALLSRARVLTFKSHDEESLEELLKRAETAEGKALPLTADARASLLRMADGDGRAVLTLAEEVWRAARDGETFDTEALTRIVQRRAPVYDKAQDGHYNLISALHKSVRGSDPDAALYYLARMFDAGEDPLYLGRRLVRMAVEDIGLADPQALVICNAAKDAYDYLGSPEGELAFAQACVYLATAPKSNAVYTAFKAATQAAKENGSLLPPKHILNAPTKLMKGEGYGEGYRYDHDEPDAFSGQDYFPEKMGRQTFYDPPERGFERDIRKRLEYWAKLRKERNPR; encoded by the coding sequence ATGAGCGACGATCTCTTCGCACCGCGTGTTCCAGAGGAGGTCGCCAACAGGCGGCCTCTCGCCGATCGGCTCCGGCCACAGACGATTGCCGAAGTCACCGGCCAGGAACACCTGACGGGCGAGGACGGCGTATTGCGCCGGATGATCGCAAGCGGCTCGCTCGGCTCCATGATCTTCTGGGGACCGCCCGGCACCGGCAAGACGACCGTTGCCCGGCTGCTTTCCGGTGAAGCGGGCCTCGCCTTCGAACAGATCTCGGCGATCTTCTCCGGCGTCGCCGACCTGAAGAAGGTTTTCGACACCGCGCGCCTGCGGCGCATGGACGGCCGCCAGACGCTGCTTTTCGTCGACGAAATCCACCGCTTCAACCGTGCCCAGCAGGATAGCTTCCTGCCGGTCATGGAAGACGGCACCATCATCCTCGTCGGTGCCACCACAGAGAATCCGTCCTTCGAACTCAATGCCGCTCTCTTGTCTCGCGCACGCGTTCTGACCTTCAAATCGCATGATGAAGAAAGCCTGGAAGAACTGCTGAAGCGCGCCGAGACAGCCGAAGGCAAGGCGCTGCCGCTGACGGCGGATGCACGCGCCAGCCTCTTGCGCATGGCAGACGGCGACGGCCGTGCCGTACTGACACTTGCCGAGGAGGTCTGGCGCGCCGCCCGCGACGGTGAGACGTTCGATACCGAAGCGCTGACGCGCATCGTGCAGCGCCGTGCCCCGGTCTATGACAAGGCGCAGGACGGCCACTACAATCTCATCTCCGCGCTGCATAAGTCCGTGCGCGGCTCCGATCCGGATGCAGCGCTCTACTATCTCGCCCGCATGTTCGATGCCGGCGAGGACCCGCTCTATCTCGGGCGGCGGCTGGTGCGCATGGCGGTGGAGGATATCGGCCTTGCCGATCCGCAGGCGCTGGTCATCTGCAATGCCGCCAAGGACGCCTATGATTACCTTGGGTCACCGGAAGGTGAATTGGCATTCGCACAGGCCTGCGTCTATCTGGCGACCGCCCCGAAATCCAATGCCGTCTACACTGCTTTCAAGGCCGCCACGCAGGCGGCGAAAGAGAACGGCTCGCTGCTGCCGCCGAAGCATATCCTGAACGCGCCGACCAAGCTGATGAAGGGCGAAGGTTACGGCGAGGGCTATCGCTACGACCACGACGAGCCCGACGCCTTTTCGGGCCAGGACTATTTTCCGGAGAAGATGGGCCGCCAGACCTTCTACGATCCGCCGGAGCGCGGCTTCGAGCGCGATATCCGCAAACGGCTGGAATATTGGGCGAAGCTCAGAAAGGAGCGCAATCCGCGCTAG